From one [Ruminococcus] lactaris ATCC 29176 genomic stretch:
- a CDS encoding metal-dependent transcriptional regulator, with translation MQVNESSENYLETILMLSKTHPVVRSVDIATELNFKKSSVSVAMKKLREAHHIIVSPEGFITLTETGKEIADRIYERHTLLSSWLTQLGVDPEIASEDACRMEHVISAESFEAIKAHISKYQQ, from the coding sequence ATGCAAGTAAATGAATCTTCTGAAAATTATCTGGAAACGATACTGATGTTGAGTAAGACTCATCCGGTTGTACGATCCGTAGATATTGCAACAGAACTTAACTTCAAAAAATCCAGTGTCAGTGTTGCCATGAAAAAGCTGAGAGAAGCACATCATATTATCGTTTCTCCTGAGGGCTTCATTACACTCACCGAAACCGGAAAAGAAATTGCAGATCGTATTTATGAACGTCATACCCTGCTTTCTTCCTGGCTCACCCAGCTTGGGGTAGACCCGGAGATTGCATCAGAAGATGCCTGCAGGATGGAACATGTGATCAGTGCGGAAAGTTTTGAGGCAATCAAGGCTCATATTTCCAAGTACCAGCAGTAA
- a CDS encoding GLUG motif-containing protein, with product MKKKLLSLLLALCLVMALVPMTAFAEENEQSSKTSITTVDELLEFAKAVDNGEYDDKTDAVVSLDADLDLTGVAWTPIGSVFAADGTLLHYFSGKFYGNGHTISNLDFSENYGKTEYPSFGFFSEVYGAEISGLTIQGKLNVSNSGYVYFGTVAGVAADSKISDCASNVSFTDTDKYINGTVALCGYAINSTIEYCQNKGDFSITQDVTSFQMGGIVGLAQNSTVQYCANTGDLTSWTPCTGGIVGQLIQNSKVINCYSTGKIVPLGKGTTDFGGIAGTVGTGTEIRHCYFAGEVDLSQYTATTPYKRLGGIVGGVSSDTPVFENNYFIETENVTACSKYTEAGTAKSLEYMETEDFFNEITTAGGNYRFNSNGTPLLPAPKYAVSFVVTPAELANVVIKVNGQEVANPVDLETGTYTVEVSADNCEVFNLNITITADTATHTQTIAMTYLPADYTKVDGAIDKANALNKDNYKDFSAVEAAVKAVVRGKNIMEQSEVDKMAKAIEDAIAALEKKPASTKPGTSDKCPQTGDTSSLALWIVLLFTSGGAAIATTVVSRKKKYNR from the coding sequence ATGAAGAAGAAACTTTTAAGCCTTCTGCTTGCGTTGTGCCTTGTGATGGCACTTGTTCCGATGACAGCGTTTGCAGAAGAGAACGAGCAAAGCAGCAAAACCTCAATCACAACAGTAGATGAGCTTTTGGAATTTGCAAAAGCTGTGGACAATGGCGAATATGACGATAAAACAGATGCGGTTGTATCTCTTGATGCAGATTTGGATTTAACAGGTGTTGCGTGGACACCAATTGGCAGCGTATTTGCTGCTGATGGAACTCTGCTGCATTACTTCAGCGGCAAATTTTACGGAAACGGGCATACGATTTCCAATTTGGATTTTTCCGAAAACTACGGAAAGACAGAGTATCCGTCTTTCGGGTTTTTCAGTGAGGTTTACGGCGCTGAAATTTCCGGTTTGACAATTCAAGGCAAGCTGAATGTGTCCAATTCAGGGTATGTCTATTTTGGAACGGTAGCGGGCGTTGCAGCAGACAGCAAAATTTCTGACTGTGCTTCAAATGTGTCGTTCACGGATACAGACAAATATATTAACGGTACTGTGGCTTTGTGCGGATATGCGATAAATAGCACGATTGAATACTGCCAAAACAAGGGGGATTTTTCAATAACGCAGGATGTCACCTCTTTTCAGATGGGCGGTATCGTAGGTCTTGCTCAAAACAGCACCGTACAGTATTGTGCCAATACGGGCGATCTGACCTCTTGGACACCCTGTACTGGCGGAATTGTTGGACAGTTGATTCAGAACTCAAAGGTCATAAATTGTTATTCCACCGGGAAAATAGTTCCTCTTGGTAAGGGAACTACGGATTTCGGCGGCATTGCAGGTACAGTTGGCACAGGAACAGAAATAAGACATTGTTATTTCGCCGGGGAAGTGGATCTATCTCAATATACTGCCACTACACCTTATAAGCGTTTAGGCGGTATTGTCGGCGGTGTTTCTTCTGATACACCCGTTTTTGAAAACAATTATTTCATTGAAACAGAAAATGTTACTGCTTGCAGTAAGTATACGGAAGCAGGTACAGCAAAGTCCCTTGAATATATGGAAACTGAGGATTTCTTTAATGAGATTACTACTGCCGGCGGCAATTATCGATTTAATTCTAATGGAACGCCCCTCTTGCCAGCACCGAAATATGCAGTTTCTTTTGTTGTAACACCTGCTGAGTTGGCGAATGTAGTCATTAAAGTGAATGGTCAGGAAGTAGCAAACCCGGTTGATTTGGAAACGGGTACTTATACTGTCGAAGTCAGTGCAGATAATTGCGAGGTTTTCAATCTCAATATTACGATTACGGCTGATACAGCAACTCATACGCAGACTATTGCAATGACTTATTTACCTGCAGACTACACTAAGGTCGACGGAGCCATTGACAAGGCAAATGCACTGAACAAAGACAACTACAAGGACTTCTCTGCTGTAGAAGCTGCTGTCAAAGCTGTTGTCCGTGGTAAAAATATTATGGAACAATCTGAAGTAGACAAGATGGCAAAGGCTATCGAAGATGCGATTGCTGCTCTTGAGAAAAAGCCTGCCAGTACCAAACCGGGAACATCCGATAAGTGTCCGCAGACTGGCGATACAAGCAGCCTTGCCTTGTGGATTGTCCTGCTGTTTACCAGCGGCGGTGCAGCCATTGCTACAACGGTTGTAAGCAGAAAGAAAAAGTACAACAGATAA
- a CDS encoding sporulation initiation factor Spo0A C-terminal domain-containing protein → MNYKELLFDTLEKLGTSKTNLGYDYIVYGLLLMEEDPHCISCITKFLYIDIANHYGTTWKCVEKNIRNSILTIWVSSNDRMLKKVFGRSSSDNRPTNKEFFKHTYEYLDTIKHQCAAGALHPRFFCPSCHSHCQIMENIFSQMTDFYDIAN, encoded by the coding sequence ATGAATTATAAAGAATTATTGTTTGATACACTTGAAAAGCTTGGTACTTCAAAGACAAACCTTGGTTACGATTATATTGTCTACGGCCTCCTTCTTATGGAAGAAGACCCTCACTGTATCTCTTGTATTACGAAATTTTTATACATTGATATTGCGAATCACTACGGCACAACATGGAAATGTGTCGAGAAGAATATACGAAATAGTATTCTCACTATATGGGTCTCTTCCAACGACCGTATGCTCAAAAAAGTCTTCGGCAGAAGCAGTTCTGACAACAGACCTACAAATAAAGAATTTTTTAAGCATACTTATGAATATCTTGATACAATAAAGCACCAGTGTGCTGCAGGTGCTTTACATCCCAGATTTTTTTGTCCTTCCTGTCACTCACATTGCCAGATAATGGAAAATATCTTTTCGCAAATGACTGACTTCTATGATATTGCTAACTGA
- a CDS encoding cytidine deaminase, producing the protein MKREEIQRLIRIAEEQMSHAYAPYSHFQVGAALLTAGGKVYAGCNIENAAYTPSNCAERTAFFKAVSEGERKFSAICIVGGMNGIAVEYTAPCGVCRQVMMEFCQPETFQIILAVDEENYKVCSLRELFPFGFGPDNLQERDE; encoded by the coding sequence ATGAAAAGAGAGGAGATCCAGAGGCTGATCCGGATTGCAGAAGAGCAGATGAGCCATGCCTATGCTCCATATTCGCATTTTCAGGTAGGTGCGGCACTCCTGACAGCCGGTGGAAAAGTGTATGCAGGCTGTAATATTGAAAATGCGGCATATACACCGTCGAATTGTGCGGAAAGGACCGCGTTTTTTAAAGCTGTAAGCGAGGGCGAAAGGAAATTTTCAGCAATCTGTATTGTTGGTGGAATGAACGGGATTGCAGTGGAGTATACAGCTCCCTGTGGTGTGTGCCGGCAGGTGATGATGGAATTTTGTCAACCGGAGACTTTTCAGATTATTCTTGCGGTGGACGAGGAAAATTATAAAGTCTGTTCTTTACGGGAACTGTTTCCGTTTGGCTTCGGGCCGGATAATTTGCAGGAACGGGATGAATAA
- a CDS encoding L-lactate dehydrogenase, translating into MINIQKAAVIGCGFVGASIAYTLMQKGIFSELVLIDAVMEKAEGEAMDISHGLPFAHAMDIYAGTYADIADASILIITAGANQKEGETRLDLVQKNAGIMRSIIGNIRKTAFDGLLLIVSNPVDILTEVALRESGYPEERVIGSGTVLDTARLKYLISEELEIDSRNVHAFIVGEHGDSELAVWSCANIYGIPVEKFAELRRQKGFSEEMKEIYCSVRDSAYEIIKRKGATYYGIGMAAAKIAEALVRDSHTVAPVSVHLNGEYGLQDLCLSIPTVLGKNGAEQILEINFNEEEKRKLWHSAEELKKILARI; encoded by the coding sequence GTGATCAATATACAGAAAGCAGCAGTGATCGGATGTGGATTTGTAGGGGCATCAATAGCCTATACGCTTATGCAGAAAGGGATTTTTTCAGAACTGGTTCTGATTGATGCAGTCATGGAAAAAGCAGAGGGAGAAGCAATGGATATCAGTCATGGACTTCCATTTGCCCATGCGATGGATATTTATGCGGGAACATATGCCGATATCGCAGATGCATCAATTCTCATTATTACAGCAGGGGCAAATCAGAAAGAGGGGGAGACAAGACTGGATCTGGTACAGAAAAATGCAGGTATCATGCGTTCAATTATCGGAAATATCAGAAAAACTGCTTTTGACGGACTACTTCTGATCGTATCGAATCCGGTAGATATTCTGACAGAGGTTGCACTGAGAGAGTCGGGCTATCCTGAAGAGCGGGTCATCGGTTCAGGAACTGTTCTTGATACAGCACGATTAAAATACCTGATCAGCGAAGAACTGGAGATTGACAGCAGAAATGTGCATGCTTTTATTGTCGGGGAACATGGCGACAGTGAGCTTGCAGTGTGGAGTTGTGCCAATATATATGGGATCCCGGTGGAAAAGTTTGCAGAACTGCGGCGGCAGAAGGGATTTTCGGAGGAAATGAAGGAAATATACTGTAGTGTAAGAGACAGTGCTTATGAGATCATTAAACGAAAAGGAGCGACTTATTATGGAATCGGAATGGCAGCGGCTAAGATTGCAGAAGCACTGGTCAGGGACAGTCATACGGTTGCACCGGTATCAGTTCATTTAAACGGAGAATACGGACTGCAGGATCTGTGTCTGAGTATTCCGACCGTTCTGGGAAAAAATGGTGCAGAGCAGATATTAGAAATCAATTTTAATGAAGAAGAAAAAAGGAAATTATGGCATTCGGCAGAGGAACTGAAAAAAATATTAGCCCGGATCTGA
- a CDS encoding queuosine precursor transporter: MNEILLVLSLLVIYGSVLLVYRLFGKSGLYCFTAIATITANIEVLIMVDAFGMEQTLGNILFASTFLVTDIISEVDGKKAAQKAVNIGIFTSVFFIVVSQSWLLYRPSASDWAQPAIKEIFSNTPRLMIVSVLVYAICQRFDVWAYHKWWAITKKHFNGDSRKALWLRNNGSTLISQLLNTLLYTFGAFWGMYQFPTLVSIALASYVIFIITSIADTPFVYLARKMHEKGSIPEGQQ; the protein is encoded by the coding sequence ATGAATGAGATATTATTGGTTTTAAGTCTTTTGGTTATATATGGAAGTGTTCTGTTAGTTTACAGATTATTTGGGAAAAGCGGATTGTATTGTTTTACAGCGATCGCTACGATTACCGCCAATATTGAAGTGCTGATCATGGTGGACGCATTCGGAATGGAGCAGACTCTGGGGAATATCCTTTTTGCGTCGACATTTCTTGTTACGGATATCATCAGTGAGGTAGACGGGAAAAAGGCAGCACAGAAAGCAGTAAATATCGGAATTTTTACGTCGGTATTTTTTATCGTAGTTTCCCAGTCCTGGCTTTTATACAGACCGAGTGCGAGCGACTGGGCACAGCCGGCGATCAAAGAGATTTTTTCCAATACACCAAGACTGATGATCGTCAGTGTGCTGGTTTATGCAATCTGTCAGCGGTTTGATGTATGGGCTTATCATAAATGGTGGGCGATTACCAAAAAGCATTTCAATGGAGATTCAAGAAAAGCATTATGGCTGAGAAATAACGGGTCGACACTGATCTCACAGTTACTAAATACATTATTGTATACTTTTGGGGCATTCTGGGGAATGTATCAGTTCCCAACTCTGGTCAGTATCGCACTGGCGAGTTATGTGATCTTTATCATTACGAGTATTGCAGATACACCATTTGTTTATCTGGCGAGAAAAATGCATGAAAAAGGCAGTATCCCGGAGGGACAGCAGTAA